One window from the genome of Salvia splendens isolate huo1 chromosome 9, SspV2, whole genome shotgun sequence encodes:
- the LOC121746605 gene encoding RNA-binding protein 39-like, whose amino-acid sequence MDFDEYEYLENTVENPEAKKLEGKANGGGKGDYEEKDRSRSSKLRSVEEDGDDLDHLSKPSRSRNESYDYEKDRGTRYGSSSRDRERGERGERGERGERGERGERGERGERDRREHRTRDKEERNRDREKDSDKKRNGNRERRERDNDRDRIKDEEHERSKRSRNHSERHHEERTREKSKEVENVESEFKPRERVFRNQDRDNRRYKDKREEKVEPEVDPERDQRTVFAYQITLKAGERDIYEFFSRAGKVRDVRLIMDRNTRRSKGVGYIEFYDSMSVPMAIALSGQPLLGQPVMVKPSEAEKNLVQSTTAASGGLLGPYSGGARRLYVGNLPLTIKEEQLRQVFEPFGAVELVQMPSDPGTGNCKGYAFIQFARLEDAKAAQNLNGQLEIAGRLIKVSAITDQAGMQEAGVNLADLDDDEGNGLSLNAQSRALLMQKLDRTGTASSITGSSVASAFGQASGQMLPGLTAFSMPALTVPPVDTIGAPSECLLLKNMFDPNSETEPDFDLDIKEDVQEECSKFGRLKHIYIEKNSAGFVYLRFENAQAAMAAQNALHGRWFAGKMITAAYMVHSDYEAKFPDSSSS is encoded by the exons ATGGATTTTGATGAATATGAATACCTAGAAAATACAGTGGAGAATCCAGAAGCTAAGAAATTGGAGGGGAAGGCCAATGGTGGTGGAAAAGGTGATTATGAAGAGAAGGACAGGAGTCGGAGCTCGAAGCTCAGAAGTGTCGAGGAAGATGGGGATGATTTGGATCACCTGTCGAAGCCGTCTAGGTCAAGAAACGAGTCTTATGATTATGAGAAAGATAGGGGAACACGCTATGGCTCATCTTCAAGAGATAGGGAGAGAGGCGAGAGAGGTGAAAGAGGTGAGAGAGGTGAAAGAGGTGAGAGAGGTGAAAGAGGGGAGAGAGGTGAGAGAGATAGACGGGAGCATCGAACAAGGGACAAGGAGGAGAGGAATAGAGATAGAGAGAAGGATAGTGACAAGAAAAGGAATGGTaacagagagagaagagaaCGTGATAACGACAGAGATAGAATCAAGGACGAAGAACACGAGAGGTCCAAACGAAGCAGAAATCACTCAGAAAGGCATCATGAAGAACGTACAAGAGAGAAAAGTAAAGAAGTGGAGAATGTTGAATCAGAATTTAAACCAAGGGAGAGGGTGTTTAGAAATCAAGACCGTGATAACag AAGATACAAAGACAAAAGGGAAGAGAAAGTGGAGCCAGAAGTTGACCCCGAGCGAGACCAGAGGACAGTTTTTGCTTATCAG ATCACCTTAAAGGCTGGTGAGCGAGATATATATGAGTTCTTCTCTAGAGCTGGCAAG GTCAGGGATGTGCGGCTTATAATGGATCGCAACACCAGACGCTCCAAAGGAGTCGG ATACATTGAGTTTTATGATTCAATGTCTGTTCCTATGGCAATAGCTCTATCGGGTCAGCCACTTCTTGGTCAGCCAGTCATGGTAAAACCATCTGAAGCTGAGAAGAATCTTGTTCAGTCTACTACCGCTGCCAGCGGAGGACTTCTTGGCCCATATTCAGGGGGTGCTAGAAGGCTATATGTTGGCAATCTACCTCTTACTATCAAAGAAGAACAGCTTCGCCAG GTATTTGAGCCTTTTGGTGCTGTGGAGCTTGTACAGATGCCCAGTGATCCAGGGACTGGGAATTGCAAAGGCTATGCTTTTATACAG TTTGCGCGCCTAGAAGATGCAAAGGCTGCTCAAAATCTGAATGGGCAACTGGAGATTGCAGGTCGATTAATCAAG GTTTCTGCTATTACTGATCAAGCCGGAATGCAAGAGGCTGGAGTAAATCTTGCTGATCTGGATGATGATGAGGGCAATGGCTTG TCCCTGAATGCACAGTCTCGTGCGCTTCTTATGCAGAAATTGGATCGAACTGGAACTGCTTCAAG TATCACTGGCTCATCAGTAGCATCAGCTTTTGGACAGGCCTCTGGTCAGATGCTTCCTGGTCTAACAGCTTTTTCTATGCCCGCTCTTACGGTTCCACCTGTAGATACAATTGGTGCTCCCAGTGAATGTTTATTGCTGAAGAACATGTTCGATCCTAATTCAGAG ACTGAGCCAGATTTTGATCTTGATATAAAGGAAGATGTCCAGGAGGAATGTTCAAAATTTGGCAGATTAAAGCACATCTACATTGAAAA GAATTCAGCTGGGTTTGTGTACCTGCGGTTTGAAAATGCTCAAGCGGCCATGGCTGCCCAAAACGCACTTCATGGTAGGTGGTTTGCTGGAAAGATGATCACGGCGGCCTACATG GTTCACAGTGACTATGAAGCTAAATTTCCTGATAGCAGCAGCAGCTAG
- the LOC121746606 gene encoding translation initiation factor IF3-1, mitochondrial-like, translating into MQNMVLWGRLRESRFKFLAFFNDFRRFYNLNPAPAIADQLVFSRKSLPILYHPKFIAQDEQWALFRQVRFYARPIKKKAAKDDSEPMMNEEITAPTVRLVIDEEHHIIVSRHEALARAKNAQLDLVEVDKTGKPPVCKIFDYNRQRYIQQTKEKDRAKSKSDTTLRPGAPKELRFGVKIKENDLKIKADMAKRLMEKGYRVKCTAADANEGVDLKSLLSKFTPLIADVAVVESGPKYEKKQAFVVVRHIKYGPANKSSGKKASATADSPKATEASAEDAQTNKSNWNAFDGDDGDAHLIFEMDNVESGQLERSKHTASSIPSGTQTETPRPVYPPRVPVAVNGHGATNTADRVASSPNLDNQTRFGMNTLPRMRPGQQVEVPQPAYPPRVPLGLNCRGTTNTPNRGPPSPNQENQTHFGMNTLPRTRLGQQAESPPRGIPKQGSSSSTNQNLPPKSYGIFSVPKAEAAAAAPAPAANRHQQNVPPAVASSPTRNPREPSAAASSQAKNPRTPVAPSPAADSGQGRYGIFSAEEREKQAHKR; encoded by the exons ATGCAAAATATGGTGCTTTGGGGTAGATTGAGGGAATCAAGATTTAAATTTCTTGCATTTTTCAACGATTTCAGGAGATTTTACAATCTGAATCCAGCTCCAGCTATCGCAGATCAGCTCGTCTTTTCACGAAAATCACTTCCGATTTTGTATCACCCTAAGTTCATCGCTCAAGATGAGCAATGGGCGCTGTTCCGACAAGTCAGATTCTATGCAAGACCTATTAAG AAGAAGGCGGCGAAGGATGATAGTGAGCCTATGATGAATGAGGAAATCACGGCTCCGACGGTTAGACTCGTTATTGATGAAG AGCATCATATTATAGTATCGAGGCATGAAGCATTGGCTCGTGCAAAAAACGCTCAGCTGGATTTGGTCGAG GTTGATAAAACTGGCAAACCACCTGTTTGCAAGATTTTTGACTACAACAGACAAAGGTACATTcaacaaacaaaagaaaaggatCGTGCTAAAAGCAAG TCCGACACCACACTCAGGCCTGGAGCACCGAAAGAACTTAGATTTGGTGTTAAAATT AAAGAAAACGATCTGAAAATAAAAGCTGATATGGCTAAGAGACTCATGGAAAAAGGTTATCGAGTAAAG TGTACAGCTGCGGATGCTAATGAGGGCGTGGACTTGAAATCATTGTTATCTAAATTTACTCCTTTG ATTGCTGATGTTGCTGTCGTGGAAAGTGGACCCAAGTATGAAAAGAAGCAGGCATTTGTTGTTGTCAGGCACATCAAATATGGTCCTGCCAACAAGAGTTCAGGAAAGAAAGCTTCTGCAACCGCCGACTCTCCAAAGGCGACAGAAGCCTCGGCTGAAGATGCTCAGACTAACAAATCCAACTGGAATGCTTTTGACGGAGATGATGGTGATGCGCACCTGATTTTTGAGATGGACAATGTAGAAAGTGGTCAGCTTGAACGTTCAAAGCATACAGCTTCATCTATTCCATCTGGGACCCAAACAGAAACCCCTCGACCTGTGTATCCACCGAGGGTACCTGTGGCTGTGAACGGCCATGGTGCAACTAACACTGCAGACAGAGTGGCTTCATCTCCAAATCTAGATAACCAGACACGTTTTGGCATGAATACGCTGCCTAGAATGAGACCTGGCCAGCAAGTCGAGGTGCCTCAGCCTGCTTATCCGCCAAGGGTACCCCTGGGTTTGAACTGCCGTGGTACCACAAACACCCCAAACAGAGGGCCTCCATCTCCAAATCAAGAAAACCAGACGCATTTTGGCATGAACACGTTGCCTAGAACTAGACTAGGTCAGCAAGCTGAGTCTCCTCCTCGTGGAATTCCCAAGCAAGGTTCTTCCTCCTCGACTAATCAGAACTTACCGCCCAAAAGTTACGGTATATTCAGCGTGCCAAAGGCAGAGGCAGCGGCAGCAGCACCAGCACCAGCAGCCAACAGACACCAGCAAAATGTACCTCCAGCTGTGGCCTCGTCTCCAACAAGAAATCCTAGAGAACCTTCGGCTGCAGCCTCGTCTCAGGCAAAAAATCCTAGAACGCCTGTGGCCCCGTCTCCGGCTGCAGATTCTGGGCAAGGAAGATATGGAATATTTAGtgctgaagagagagaaaagcaAGCACACAAACGGTGA
- the LOC121746608 gene encoding pre-mRNA-splicing factor SYF2-like isoform X2 yields MVAERAVHPDCRNASNPYHECSDYCFNVIAEAKLKTNASDSGLEADHQKPGVVAGPDQQEEQDAGNDGPQEHSDGEAGVNDEYAAVDFANLTGRKKKLFELRMKMNEARKANQIAMVTEKKKMEAPTEARGISKQKWLEERKKKIGKLLDANGLDMSKAYMLDTQEMAESKYKKWEKAPAPAGWDVFNQKTLYDAHKKRTKKIEVDLDAYNRLKEEDPEFYRGASSLQYGKTPQISDEKIDKMVKELTSREDKSRSFSRRRKYREEKDVDSINDRNEHFNKKIERAFGKYTLEIKNNLERGTALPD; encoded by the exons ATGGTTGCAGAGAGAGCAGTTCATCCGGATTGCAGGAATGCGTCGAACCCGTATCACGAATGTAGCGATTATTGCTTCAATGTTATTGCTGAAGCGAAACTGAAAACGAATGCAAGTGATTCAG GACTGGAAGCTGATCATCAGAAGCCAGGTGTGGTGGCCGGGCCAGATCAGCAAGAAGAACAGGATGCTGGAAATGATGGCCCCCAGGAACATTCTGATGGGGAGGCTGGCGTGAATGATGAGTACGCTGCTGTTGATTTTGCTAATCTTACaggaaggaagaagaagttaTTTGAACTGAGAATGAAAATG AATGAGGCAAGAAAAGCCAATCAGATTGCTATGGTGacagagaagaaaaaaatggaaGCTCCAACAGAAGCTAGAGGAATTTCCAAGCAGAAATGGCTTGAGGAGAGGAAAAAGAAAATTGGAAAACTTTTGGATGCCAATGGCCTGGATATGAGCAAAGCATATATGCTTGATACACAAGAGATGGCGGAGTCAAAATACAAAAAGTGGGAGAAGGCACCTGCCCCTGCTGGATGGGATG TATTCAATCAAAAAACTCTGTATGATGCTCATAAGAAGAGGACCAAAAAAATTGAAGTAGACCTTGATGCCTACAACCGACTGAAAGAAGAGGATCCAGAATTCTATCGAGGGGCTTCAAGTCTCCAATATGGAAAG ACGCCACAGATCTCGGATGAGAAGATTGATAAAATGGTCAAAGAACTCACGAGCAGGGAGGACAAATCAAGGTCCTTCAGTAGGAGGCGAAAGTATCGCGAAGAAAAGGATGTCGACTCGATCAATGATCGTAATGAGCATTTCAATAAAAAGATTGAGCGAGCCTTCGGGAAGTACACTTTGGAGATCAAGAACAACCTCGAGAGAGGTACTGCTTTGCCTGACTAA
- the LOC121746612 gene encoding trafficking protein particle complex subunit 2-like protein, whose product MNEGMIVCVAVVGHQNNPLYIQSFTKGDDSLKLHHIVHCSLDVVDERANNPKRSGLVTNETFLGLLNPTENYKVYGYLTNTKVKFILVTTDLEVRDVDARVFFGRFHTAYIDAVSNPFHIPGKKITSRKFAERVSTMVKSFGLSSGG is encoded by the exons ATGAATGAAGGCATGATCGTCTGCGTCGCCGTCGTCGGCCACCAG AATAATCCGTTGTACATACAGAGTTTTACCAAGGGGGATGATTCGCTCAAGCTTCATCACATCGTGCATTGTTCTCTCGACGTCGTTGACGAAAGAG CGAACAACCCGAAAAGGTCTGGCCTTGTAACAAACGAGACATTTCTTGGTTTGCTAAATCCAACCGAAAACTACAAAGT GTATGGTTATTTGACCAATACCAAGGTGAAGTTCATATTGGTAACAACTGATCTTGAAGTTCGAGATGTAGATGCTAGAGTT TTCTTCGGGAGGTTCCACACTGCCTACATCGATGCAGTTTCAAACCCGTTTCACATCCCGGGGAAGAAAATAACATCCAGAAAGTTTGCTGAAAGAGTTAGCACAATGGTCAAGTCCTTTGGGTTAAGTTCAGGTGGCTGA
- the LOC121746608 gene encoding pre-mRNA-splicing factor SYF2-like isoform X1, with translation MTLVKVPQLLFDYFHHPPALNLAPYIRLHNSEILLHYHLIYRSVWKIMVAERAVHPDCRNASNPYHECSDYCFNVIAEAKLKTNASDSGLEADHQKPGVVAGPDQQEEQDAGNDGPQEHSDGEAGVNDEYAAVDFANLTGRKKKLFELRMKMNEARKANQIAMVTEKKKMEAPTEARGISKQKWLEERKKKIGKLLDANGLDMSKAYMLDTQEMAESKYKKWEKAPAPAGWDVFNQKTLYDAHKKRTKKIEVDLDAYNRLKEEDPEFYRGASSLQYGKTPQISDEKIDKMVKELTSREDKSRSFSRRRKYREEKDVDSINDRNEHFNKKIERAFGKYTLEIKNNLERGTALPD, from the exons ATGACGTTGGTAAAAGTTCCCCaattattatttgattatttccaTCATCCACCAGCACTAAACCTCGCGCCTTACATTCGATTGCATAATTCAGAG ATATTGTTACACTATCACCTGATTTATAGATCAGTGTGGAAAATTATGGTTGCAGAGAGAGCAGTTCATCCGGATTGCAGGAATGCGTCGAACCCGTATCACGAATGTAGCGATTATTGCTTCAATGTTATTGCTGAAGCGAAACTGAAAACGAATGCAAGTGATTCAG GACTGGAAGCTGATCATCAGAAGCCAGGTGTGGTGGCCGGGCCAGATCAGCAAGAAGAACAGGATGCTGGAAATGATGGCCCCCAGGAACATTCTGATGGGGAGGCTGGCGTGAATGATGAGTACGCTGCTGTTGATTTTGCTAATCTTACaggaaggaagaagaagttaTTTGAACTGAGAATGAAAATG AATGAGGCAAGAAAAGCCAATCAGATTGCTATGGTGacagagaagaaaaaaatggaaGCTCCAACAGAAGCTAGAGGAATTTCCAAGCAGAAATGGCTTGAGGAGAGGAAAAAGAAAATTGGAAAACTTTTGGATGCCAATGGCCTGGATATGAGCAAAGCATATATGCTTGATACACAAGAGATGGCGGAGTCAAAATACAAAAAGTGGGAGAAGGCACCTGCCCCTGCTGGATGGGATG TATTCAATCAAAAAACTCTGTATGATGCTCATAAGAAGAGGACCAAAAAAATTGAAGTAGACCTTGATGCCTACAACCGACTGAAAGAAGAGGATCCAGAATTCTATCGAGGGGCTTCAAGTCTCCAATATGGAAAG ACGCCACAGATCTCGGATGAGAAGATTGATAAAATGGTCAAAGAACTCACGAGCAGGGAGGACAAATCAAGGTCCTTCAGTAGGAGGCGAAAGTATCGCGAAGAAAAGGATGTCGACTCGATCAATGATCGTAATGAGCATTTCAATAAAAAGATTGAGCGAGCCTTCGGGAAGTACACTTTGGAGATCAAGAACAACCTCGAGAGAGGTACTGCTTTGCCTGACTAA
- the LOC121746607 gene encoding probable 26S proteasome non-ATPase regulatory subunit 3, translating to MTQDVEMKEQQPTPSNPVSSTSPSVLQQLKDIAALIEVGAYAREVRRIVRAIRWTIQLRKNLTASVVSAFLNFVLLPGSEVHTRLSSYVPKEDEHDMVIDTATSGTQTPAKHSLPELEIYSYLLVLIFLIDQKRYDEAKACSSAGIARLKNLNRRTVDVLASRLYFYYSLSYELTGALAEIRGNLLALHRTSTMRHDELGQETLLNLLLRNYLHYNLYDMAEKLRSKAPRFEAHSNQQFSRYLFYLGKIRTIQLEYTDAKESLLQAARKAPISALGFRVQCNKWAVIVRLLLGEIPERTVFMQKGMEKALRPYFELTNAVRIGDLELFKSVAEKFASTFSSDGTSNLIVRLRHNVIRTGLRNISISYSRISLVDVAKKLRLDSPNPVADAESIVSKAIRDGAIDATLDRANGWMVSKETGDIYSTNEPQIAFNSRIAFCLNMHNEAVRALRFPPNSHKEKESAEKRRERQQQEQELAKHIAEEDDDEF from the exons ATGACGCAAGACGTTGAGATGAAAGAGCAGCAGCCCACTCCATCGAATCCTGTCTCATCGACTTCTCCTTCGGTTCTTCAGC AACTGAAGGACATAGCTGCATTAATCGAGGTGGGGGCTTATGCAAGAGAAGTTCGTAGGATTGTCAGAGCTATTCGATGGACGATCCAGCTGAGGAAGAATCTTACAGCTTCTGTGGTTTCTGCATTTCTTAATTTTGTGCTTTTGCCAGGATCAGAAGTGCATACTCGCTTGTCTTCTTATGTTCCTAAG GAGGACGAGCATGATATGGTAATTGATACAGCAACATCTGGTACCCAAACTCCTGCAAAGCACTCCTTACCCGAGCTTGAGATCTATAGCTATTTGCTTGTTCTGATATTTCTGATTGATCAGAAGAGATATGATGAG GCTAAGGCTTGCTCTTCAGCTGGCATAGCTCGTCTAAAGAATCTCAATAGAAGAACTGTTGATGTCCTAGCTTCCAGGCTCTACTTTTACTACTCTCTAAGCTATGAACTTACTGGGGCTCTTGCTGAAATACGGGG TAATCTTCTCGCTCTACACCGAACTTCGACTATGCGCCATGACGAGTTGGGTCAG GAAACACTTCTGAACCTGTTACTGAGGAATTACCTCCATTACAACTTATACGATATGGCAGAGAAACTGAGATCAAAGGCTCCTCGTTTTGAAGCTCACTCGAATCAGCAG TTTTCTCGGTATCTGTTTTACCTTGGAAAGATCAGGACAATTCAACTAGAATATACTGACGCTAAAGAGTCCCTGCTCCAAGCTGCCAGGAAAGCACCCATTTCTGCCCTTGGTTTCCGAGTTCAGTGCAACAAATGGGCTGTGATTGTCCGCTTGCTGCTTGGAGAGATTCCAGAAAGAACTGTTTTCATGCAGAAGGGAATGGAGAAGGCACTGCGGCCATACTTTGAGCTTACAAAT GCTGTTCGTATTGGAGATTTGGAGCTCTTCAAATCCGTGGCTGAGAAGTTTGCCAGCACCTTCAGCTCTGACGGAACAAGCAATTTGATAGTTAGGCTACGGCACAATGTTATCCGGACCGGCTTGCGGAACATCAGCATCTCGTACTCTAGAATCTCACTTGTTGATGTAGCTAAGAAGCTAAGACTGGATTCTCCAAATCCTGTTGCTGATGCTGAGAGCATTGTTTCCAAAGCAATCAGAGATGGTGCAATCGATGCCACTTTGGATCGTGCTAATGGATGGATGGTATCAAAGGAGACTGGGGACATTTACTCCACAAATGAGCCTCAAATAGCGTTCAACTCGAGGATCGCCTTCTGCCTGAATATGCACAATGAAGCTGTTCGTGCCCTCCGTTTCCCTCCCAACTCCCATAAAGAAAAGGAAAGTGCAgaaaagaggagagagagacaGCAGCAAGAGCAAGAACTTGCTAAACATATAGCtgaggaggatgatgatgaattCTGA